The Desulfobacterales bacterium genome has a window encoding:
- the maeA gene encoding oxaloacetate-decarboxylating malate dehydrogenase, giving the protein MVKPFCGPPLSACNTGGSSRQTSDKIAFPRKRIRGKEYELLIEKFVSQVSRLFPKAVLQWEDFSKENAFNNLNTYRRRIPSFNDDIQGTGAVVLAGLINAVKIKKERIEDQVYAIYGAGAGGVGIAEQIYAGLIKEGCSYLSAREKIFILDSHGVVFNDRKNLEGYKRRFAKPLDMAASWGLAHSANFSLADLIDHVPVTVLIGVCGVKSSFQKNHIEKMLTYTDRPIVFPLSNPTGNCEAIPDDVYAWSNGRAIVATGSPFDNVCHEGSPCRIAMGNNAFIFPGVGFAAVLSKPKEITMDMFTTASYALAECVSHADMEKGIVFPPIKDLRKISAHVTFEVLKEIIKTDAKHRLHEKDLKAYVKGCMWEPIYVPYRKV; this is encoded by the coding sequence ATGGTAAAGCCTTTTTGTGGGCCGCCGTTGTCGGCATGCAATACCGGCGGATCCAGCAGGCAGACTTCGGACAAAATCGCTTTCCCCCGAAAGCGAATTCGCGGAAAGGAATATGAGCTTCTTATCGAAAAATTTGTTAGCCAAGTAAGTCGGCTATTTCCAAAAGCGGTTTTACAATGGGAAGATTTTAGCAAGGAAAACGCATTTAACAACCTTAATACCTATAGAAGGCGGATTCCCTCCTTTAACGATGACATACAGGGGACCGGGGCGGTGGTTTTGGCGGGTTTGATCAATGCTGTCAAAATAAAAAAAGAACGCATTGAAGATCAGGTGTATGCCATCTATGGCGCCGGCGCCGGCGGTGTCGGTATTGCCGAACAGATTTACGCCGGTTTGATCAAGGAGGGCTGCAGTTACCTCTCCGCCAGAGAGAAAATCTTCATTCTGGATTCCCACGGCGTGGTTTTTAATGACAGGAAAAATCTCGAAGGGTACAAAAGGCGGTTTGCAAAACCATTGGACATGGCGGCTTCCTGGGGGCTGGCGCATTCCGCGAATTTCTCCTTAGCGGATCTTATCGACCATGTGCCAGTTACCGTCCTCATTGGTGTCTGCGGCGTCAAGAGCTCATTTCAAAAGAATCATATCGAGAAGATGCTGACATATACCGACCGCCCTATTGTTTTTCCATTATCCAATCCGACCGGCAATTGTGAAGCAATCCCGGACGATGTCTACGCCTGGAGTAACGGACGGGCCATCGTGGCCACCGGTAGCCCATTTGATAACGTTTGCCATGAGGGTAGCCCCTGCCGAATTGCTATGGGAAACAATGCGTTTATTTTCCCGGGCGTTGGATTCGCAGCGGTTCTATCAAAGCCAAAAGAAATCACCATGGATATGTTTACCACAGCCTCCTATGCGCTGGCAGAATGCGTTTCTCACGCCGATATGGAAAAAGGGATCGTTTTCCCTCCGATAAAGGATCTGAGAAAAATATCTGCACATGTGACCTTTGAAGTATTGAAAGAAATAATCAAAACGGATGCCAAACATCGATTGCACGAGAAAGACCTGAAAGCATATGTGAAGGGGTGCATGTGGGAACCAATTTATGTTCCCTATCGCAAAGTGTAG
- the rnhA gene encoding ribonuclease HI — protein sequence MSQKKFYAVANGREKGIFTTWFGNGGAFEQVDGFPRAVFKGFLTREEAEQWLAEKQHLTTCRPAASQVPVREPRTVSQRENSTDAMILYTDGGSLGNPGPGGYGVVQLYKGRRKEFSGGYRLTTNNRMELMGCIVALRESAHDGPIILHSDSKYVVDGITRGWARRWRAKGWMRTPTEKAKNADLWAQLLALTEKRDVVFKWVKGHAGIAENERCDFLVNREQARKDLPADIMYEKECGVHQ from the coding sequence ATGTCACAAAAAAAATTCTATGCGGTTGCTAACGGACGGGAAAAGGGTATTTTTACTACCTGGTTTGGCAATGGGGGCGCTTTTGAGCAGGTGGACGGGTTTCCCCGTGCGGTGTTTAAAGGCTTTCTCACGCGCGAGGAAGCCGAGCAGTGGCTTGCTGAAAAGCAGCACCTGACGACCTGTCGGCCCGCAGCATCTCAGGTTCCAGTGCGTGAACCGCGAACCGTGAGCCAGCGTGAAAATTCGACGGATGCCATGATTCTCTACACCGATGGCGGAAGTCTTGGAAACCCCGGACCCGGCGGTTATGGGGTGGTGCAGCTTTATAAGGGCCGGAGGAAGGAATTTTCCGGTGGCTATCGCCTGACGACCAATAACCGCATGGAGTTGATGGGCTGTATTGTGGCGCTAAGGGAGTCGGCGCATGACGGTCCGATTATCTTGCATAGCGATTCAAAATATGTTGTGGACGGCATCACCAGAGGGTGGGCCAGACGCTGGCGAGCCAAGGGATGGATGCGGACCCCGACCGAAAAAGCCAAAAACGCCGATTTATGGGCGCAATTGCTTGCTTTGACCGAAAAGCGCGACGTGGTGTTTAAATGGGTGAAAGGCCATGCCGGAATCGCTGAAAACGAACGCTGCGACTTTCTGGTGAATCGCGAGCAGGCAAGGAAGGACCTTCCGGCAGACATCATGTACGAAAAAGAGTGTGGCGTGCATCAGTGA
- a CDS encoding sulfite exporter TauE/SafE family protein: MLFWTFFITGFSVGFGHCIGMCGPIVVSLSLSLKEKPLWLPHLLYNAGRVTTYGLLGTLMGFTGSFTGTAARLAGVQQFVMIFTGVLIAVMGLMMGGWLPIGRLFQDNCDSPGFIQKGFQKLSHTSSPASYLPLGLLLGLLPCGPVYTALIAAARAGMESSSHWRGAVTGMSLMGAFGLGTIPAMLLVARLASMGWLTKRHLLYRFSAMIMVLMGIIFIYKGIRW; this comes from the coding sequence ATGCTGTTCTGGACTTTTTTCATCACCGGATTTTCGGTAGGCTTCGGCCACTGCATCGGCATGTGCGGTCCCATTGTGGTATCGCTGTCTTTGAGCCTGAAAGAAAAACCGCTGTGGCTGCCGCATCTGCTTTATAATGCCGGACGCGTTACCACCTACGGCCTCTTGGGCACGCTGATGGGATTTACCGGCTCATTTACGGGAACAGCAGCCCGATTGGCTGGCGTGCAGCAATTTGTGATGATTTTTACCGGTGTTCTCATCGCGGTAATGGGCTTAATGATGGGGGGATGGCTCCCCATCGGACGACTCTTTCAGGACAATTGCGACTCTCCGGGATTTATTCAAAAGGGATTTCAAAAACTCTCCCACACATCTTCCCCCGCGTCTTATTTGCCGCTTGGGTTGTTACTGGGGCTTTTGCCGTGCGGACCGGTTTATACCGCCTTGATTGCCGCCGCCAGAGCCGGCATGGAAAGTTCATCTCATTGGCGAGGGGCGGTGACCGGCATGAGCCTCATGGGTGCTTTCGGCCTCGGCACCATTCCGGCCATGCTCCTGGTCGCCCGCCTGGCGAGTATGGGCTGGCTGACCAAACGGCATTTGCTCTATCGCTTCAGCGCAATGATCATGGTTCTCATGGGCATTATTTTTATTTACAAGGGCATTCGATGGTAG
- the ubiE gene encoding bifunctional demethylmenaquinone methyltransferase/2-methoxy-6-polyprenyl-1,4-benzoquinol methylase UbiE has protein sequence MMGKKKFWLSDMGDKFRKAQHGQPEPEAFFGYRRIPEHEKTRWVLRHFNSVAKQYDFMNTLLSFGIHHIWKREAVNRMGLRSGDRVIDVCGGTGDLALLAARKVGTRGAVTIYDINRAMIAAGRDKIARSKMGRRITAVEGNAEELSFPDNCFDAAMVGYGIRNVTHMEKGFEEMYRVLKPRGKLMCLEFSKPTDRWFRYLYDFYSFHIMPLLGELMAGSRNAYTHLPESIRTFPMPDELSDILSRIGFNHVNFRRQTNGISVIHLGVK, from the coding sequence ATGATGGGCAAAAAGAAGTTTTGGTTGAGCGACATGGGGGATAAGTTCCGGAAAGCGCAACACGGGCAACCTGAGCCGGAGGCCTTTTTCGGGTATCGGCGCATACCGGAACATGAGAAAACCCGATGGGTGCTGCGGCATTTTAATTCGGTGGCAAAACAATATGATTTTATGAATACCTTGTTAAGCTTCGGCATTCACCATATCTGGAAGCGCGAGGCGGTGAACAGAATGGGGCTTCGATCCGGAGATCGGGTGATCGATGTGTGCGGCGGCACAGGGGATCTGGCGTTGTTGGCTGCCAGAAAGGTGGGCACCCGGGGAGCGGTGACGATTTATGATATCAATCGGGCCATGATAGCGGCCGGCCGGGATAAAATCGCGCGATCGAAGATGGGGCGCAGAATCACCGCCGTGGAAGGAAATGCCGAGGAACTCTCCTTCCCGGATAATTGCTTTGATGCCGCCATGGTTGGTTACGGCATTCGAAACGTGACGCACATGGAAAAAGGGTTTGAAGAGATGTACCGGGTATTGAAGCCCAGAGGAAAGCTGATGTGCCTTGAATTTTCCAAGCCGACCGATCGGTGGTTCCGGTATCTCTACGATTTTTATTCCTTCCATATCATGCCGTTGCTGGGCGAGTTGATGGCCGGATCCCGAAATGCCTATACGCATCTGCCCGAATCGATCAGAACCTTTCCCATGCCCGATGAGTTGAGCGATATTTTATCGCGTATCGGATTTAATCACGTCAACTTTCGGCGGCAAACCAACGGCATTTCGGTGATTCACCTGGGGGTGAAGTGA